The Leadbetterella byssophila DSM 17132 DNA window GAGCCAGTATGCCGCTTTTGTTCCATTTCAAGAGCAAAGGTATGATCGTGTTCTTAACCCAGGAACAAGGTCATGCCCCTTGGGTTTGCCAAAAAATCTCCACCCATGCGGGTCGTATTTGTTTGGCAAAACCTTGTTCCTGCTAAACACTAACCTTTTATGCTCGTGAAACGAAACAAAGCATACTCCGGCTCTTTAGACGAATAAAAAAAATGTCAGTAATGGAAAAATACAGCATTGGAAACGGTAACAGAGTGAAACGAAACTTCAGCACCTCCTCTCATTACCGAATAAATCTAAAAAAATCAAATCAGAACAAATTTCATAACGCAAAAAAGTAGAAAACATGAACATCACAGGAAGACTGACAAGGGATGCGGAAGTACGCACAACGTCACAGGACAAACAAGTAGTAAACTTTTCGATAGCGACCAACGACAGCTACCGTAACAAACAGGGCGAACGCATAGAGCAAACAACCTACTTCGACTGCTCATACTGGATAAGCCCCAACGTAGCGAAGATACTCACCAAAGGCACATTGGTAGAGCTGACAGGCAGGGTAAGTGCAAGGGCGTGGACTGGCAATGATGGAGAAGCACACGCAGGGCTGAATTTCCATACCTCAAACATCAAACTGCACGGAGGTGGCAAAAGAGCAGAAACCGTACAAGCTACTGCAAAGGTAGAAAGTAACAAGGTAGTGCCACAGCCAGTAGAAGATGACCTACCATTTTGACAACAACTATTCATTCAAATTTCAAACATTTTAAATATTAATATCATGGCACATAATATCAATTTCAACGAGAGAACAGGACGTTATTCATTCTTTAGCGTACAACAAAAAGCATGGCACGGTTTGGGGCAAATCGTGGAGCAATACCCGACAAGCGAGGAAGCTATCAAATACGCAGGGTTAGATTATGAGGTAGTAAAATCCCCCCTGTTTACCAAAGGTTCAGGCATAATCGAAACGGCTAACGGTATCGAGATAGGCAGTAGTGAACTTGAAGTACCCAACTATTTCGCCAACATACGCACCGACAACAATGCTGTATTGGGTGTGGTGGGCAAAGACTATCACATTGTACAGAACCGTGAAGCCTTCAATTTCTTCGATGCTATTGTAGGCGGTGGCGAGGGTATTCTGTACGGAACCGCAGGGGCATTAGGCAACGGAGAACGCATATTCATAACCGCAAAACTTCCTGACTATATCCGTGTAGGCAATGGCGATGACGTAACAGAGAAATATATCTTCCTCACGACTTCGCACGATGGTAGCGGAAGCATTACCGCAGCATTTACACCTATCAGGATTGTATGCCAAAATACCCTTAACGCTTCGCTTCGCAATATGAGCAATGTTGTACGCATCAAGCACACTTCGGGAGCAAAACAACGTTTGGAAAACGCTCACAAGGTTATGGGCTTGGCAAACACACTAAGCAACCAGTTAGAAGGCATTTTCAATGAGTGGGCGAAGGTAAAAGTAACAGACAGAGAAGTTAGAAAGCTAATCCAATTGGCACTTTGCCCGAATAAGGAAACATTTGATTTGCTGAAAAAAGGTGCAGAGGATGAAGTTTCCACGCTGTTCAAAAATACCGTAGAGGATGCCTTTGCATACGCAATGATAAGTGATACACAGCAAATGGACACCACTAAAGGCACATTGTTCGGGGCTTACAACGCTGTTACAGGCTACTATCAGAATGTACGCAACTATAAGAATGATGAAGCCAAGTTGCAGAGTATTGTAATGGGTGGCACTGCACAGTTAAAGACTCAAAAGGCTTTTGAACTATGCACCTCATTTGCAACAGACGGAGCAGAAATTCTAAACCTTAATTAAACAACTAAAGGCTACCGCCTTAAACGGTGGTAGCCTACTAAAAAATATGGCTATGAAATCAAAATCAATAGACGAAGCGAAAAATATGGCTAAAGATAAAAGCATTGAAACTGGGCATAAGGATGAAGCCATATACATCATTTATTGCAGTAGAAGCGAGTATTTCTATGTAGATACAGACAGCTTAATACGGCTTTGGGAACGGCTGATAGGCTACTATGAAAATGGAGTTTATACCGCTGAAAAATAACCTCATAATATGATGCAAGTAACAGATTTGAACGGTTGCCCTATTGAGGTAACAAACCTTAGAGAAGCCATAAAAATGGCGAGGCAATATAAAGAATACCGACACGAGGATAAAAGTTTCTCCGAGTTTGACAAACGGCAAAAAGCCTACTGGACGGATATGTACGAGAAACTGACAGCAATCAAAAAAAGATTAGACGACAATTAAAATTTAAGAACGATGAACGCAAATTTTTTCAATCAGATAGCACAGTTGGATTTTACAGGTAATCTGCAACTGACAATAGCAAAAGGCAATGACAGTAACCTTATTGTATCGGTTTTGCTCAATAACGAAGGGTGCGGAGATAACGCAAAAAACCTAATCCCCCCTTTGACCTTTAACGCCATTCCGCAGGACTTTGACGAGGGATTTTTTGAGCAGATAACCACGCCTATACAAAAGGCTTCGGGCTTAATGGTGGATATGGAAGCATTTATGAAACAATTGGAAGAAGCCAAAAAAAATTCCGCAATGGAGAAAGAGAAAGCCGATAAGCAGAAGAAAGAGCAGGAAGCCAAAGACAAAAAATTCAAAGATGGAATGGCAAAGGCTGAAGAACTGGAGAAAGAGGGCAAGTTCCGTGATGCGTGGATGAAAGTACCCGATATAACAGAGTTTCCCGAAAAAGCAGACGAGATACGTAAACGCAAGGGCGAACTATCCGCAAAATTTTCAACACCGAGCCTTTTCGGAGCAGAACAGGAACAGATTGTTTAACGCCAAAATTCAGAAACCATGTTATTAGCAACGCAATTAGAAAGAGTATTTATACTTAACGATAAAGGACAGCAAATAAAACTGACCGACCCCGAACCAAAATGGAGCGTGGAAGCCGTGATGAATTTCTATGCAAATTCTTACCCTATACTGACCACCGCAAAAGTATCTGCCCCTGTTATCCGTGACGATACAGTACAGTACCGATTTGAGAGTGTAATGGGAACTAAAGGTTAAACCAAAAAGCAAAAACGATGAACT harbors:
- a CDS encoding single-stranded DNA-binding protein; protein product: MNITGRLTRDAEVRTTSQDKQVVNFSIATNDSYRNKQGERIEQTTYFDCSYWISPNVAKILTKGTLVELTGRVSARAWTGNDGEAHAGLNFHTSNIKLHGGGKRAETVQATAKVESNKVVPQPVEDDLPF
- a CDS encoding DUF932 domain-containing protein, whose translation is MAHNINFNERTGRYSFFSVQQKAWHGLGQIVEQYPTSEEAIKYAGLDYEVVKSPLFTKGSGIIETANGIEIGSSELEVPNYFANIRTDNNAVLGVVGKDYHIVQNREAFNFFDAIVGGGEGILYGTAGALGNGERIFITAKLPDYIRVGNGDDVTEKYIFLTTSHDGSGSITAAFTPIRIVCQNTLNASLRNMSNVVRIKHTSGAKQRLENAHKVMGLANTLSNQLEGIFNEWAKVKVTDREVRKLIQLALCPNKETFDLLKKGAEDEVSTLFKNTVEDAFAYAMISDTQQMDTTKGTLFGAYNAVTGYYQNVRNYKNDEAKLQSIVMGGTAQLKTQKAFELCTSFATDGAEILNLN
- a CDS encoding PRTRC system protein E, with translation MNANFFNQIAQLDFTGNLQLTIAKGNDSNLIVSVLLNNEGCGDNAKNLIPPLTFNAIPQDFDEGFFEQITTPIQKASGLMVDMEAFMKQLEEAKKNSAMEKEKADKQKKEQEAKDKKFKDGMAKAEELEKEGKFRDAWMKVPDITEFPEKADEIRKRKGELSAKFSTPSLFGAEQEQIV
- a CDS encoding PRTRC system protein C, encoding MLLATQLERVFILNDKGQQIKLTDPEPKWSVEAVMNFYANSYPILTTAKVSAPVIRDDTVQYRFESVMGTKG